A single Anaeromyxobacter diazotrophicus DNA region contains:
- the tyrS gene encoding tyrosine--tRNA ligase, translated as MATLIEELRARDFLQDVTPGLEARLAQGPITGYVGFDPTADSLHVGNLVPVMALAWLQRCGGTPIVVVGGGTGMVGDPSGKRAERPVLTVEQIDHNVACQRAQLERFLRFDGERAARVRNNADWLRPLGLMEFLRDAGRHFTVNYMLQKDSVKNRMEAGISFTEFTYMLIQAYDFWHLWKTERCELQMGGSDQWGNITAGAELISRKEGGAAHALVLPLLTTAAGAKFGKSEEGAVYLDPKKTSPYKFYQFWMGSDDRDVERWLRYFTFFPMEEIAALTEEHGKDPGKRTAQRRLAEEMTTRIHGADTTRSVAEATRLLFGGTDLRAAGAEAFAVLAQEIPAARVPRAELEALTAADALVKTGLASSKGDARRGIQGKGFSLDGEVLTAADRKLAAADLLAGKYLLLQKGRKSYALIVAE; from the coding sequence ATGGCCACGCTCATCGAGGAGCTCCGCGCGCGCGACTTCCTGCAGGACGTCACCCCCGGGCTGGAGGCGCGCCTCGCGCAGGGTCCCATCACCGGCTACGTCGGCTTCGACCCCACCGCCGACTCGCTCCACGTCGGGAACCTCGTGCCGGTGATGGCGCTCGCCTGGCTGCAGCGCTGCGGCGGGACGCCCATCGTCGTGGTGGGCGGCGGCACCGGCATGGTGGGCGATCCGAGCGGGAAGCGGGCCGAGCGGCCGGTGCTCACGGTCGAGCAGATCGACCACAACGTCGCCTGCCAGCGGGCGCAGCTCGAGCGCTTCCTGCGCTTCGACGGCGAGCGCGCGGCCCGGGTGCGCAACAACGCCGACTGGCTGCGGCCGCTCGGGCTGATGGAGTTCCTGCGCGACGCCGGCCGGCACTTCACCGTCAACTACATGCTGCAGAAGGACTCGGTGAAGAACCGGATGGAGGCGGGCATCTCCTTCACCGAGTTCACGTACATGCTCATCCAGGCGTACGACTTCTGGCACCTCTGGAAGACCGAGCGCTGCGAGCTGCAGATGGGCGGCAGCGACCAGTGGGGCAACATCACCGCCGGCGCCGAGCTCATCTCGCGCAAGGAGGGCGGCGCCGCGCACGCGCTGGTGCTGCCGCTCCTCACCACCGCCGCGGGCGCCAAGTTCGGCAAGAGCGAGGAGGGAGCGGTCTACCTCGATCCGAAGAAGACCTCGCCCTACAAGTTCTACCAGTTCTGGATGGGCAGCGACGACCGCGACGTCGAGCGCTGGCTCCGCTACTTCACCTTCTTCCCCATGGAGGAGATCGCGGCCCTCACGGAGGAGCACGGGAAGGACCCCGGCAAGCGCACCGCGCAGCGGCGGCTGGCCGAGGAGATGACGACGCGCATCCACGGCGCCGACACCACCCGGAGCGTCGCCGAGGCGACCCGGCTGCTCTTCGGCGGCACCGACCTGCGCGCCGCCGGGGCCGAGGCGTTCGCGGTGCTGGCGCAGGAGATCCCCGCCGCCCGGGTGCCGCGCGCCGAGCTCGAGGCGCTGACCGCGGCCGACGCGCTCGTGAAGACCGGCCTCGCCTCGTCGAAGGGCGACGCCCGGCGGGGCATCCAGGGCAAGGGCTTCTCGCTCGACGGCGAGGTCCTGACCGCCGCCGACCGCAAGCTCGCGGCCGCCGACCTGCTCGCCGGGAAGTACCTGCTCCTGCAGAAGGGCAGGAAGAGCTACGCGCTGATCGTCGCGGAGTGA
- a CDS encoding SAM-dependent methyltransferase produces the protein MAKPYDPKDFYYRKAKAEGLRARSAFKIDEIVKRHRLLAPGQAVLDLGAAPGGFLQVLADAVGEKGVAIGVDLEPIRNLGKRWVKTAVVDLLAPDALDRIRALHPGLFDLVASDMAPKTIGVKVTDEARSLELCRMALGIARETLRPGGAFVTKVFMGGDFQVFKGEVAALFDDVHIARPQATRESSYEVYLLGRGFRAP, from the coding sequence ATGGCCAAGCCTTACGACCCGAAGGATTTTTACTACCGCAAGGCCAAGGCCGAGGGGCTCCGGGCGCGCTCCGCCTTCAAGATCGACGAGATCGTGAAGCGGCACCGCCTGCTCGCCCCGGGGCAGGCGGTGCTCGACCTCGGCGCGGCCCCGGGCGGCTTCCTGCAGGTGCTGGCGGACGCGGTCGGCGAGAAGGGCGTGGCGATCGGCGTCGACCTGGAGCCGATCCGCAACCTCGGCAAGCGCTGGGTGAAGACGGCGGTGGTCGACCTGCTCGCGCCGGACGCGCTCGACCGCATCCGCGCGCTGCACCCCGGGCTCTTCGACCTGGTGGCGAGCGACATGGCGCCGAAGACCATCGGCGTGAAGGTGACCGACGAGGCGCGCTCGCTCGAGCTCTGCCGGATGGCGCTCGGCATCGCGCGCGAGACGCTGCGCCCGGGCGGCGCCTTCGTGACGAAGGTGTTCATGGGTGGCGACTTCCAGGTCTTCAAGGGCGAGGTGGCCGCGCTCTTCGACGACGTGCACATCGCCCGCCCGCAGGCGACGCGCGAGAGCAGCTACGAGGTGTATCTCTTGGGTCGGGGTTTCAGAGCACCCTGA
- a CDS encoding YfhL family 4Fe-4S dicluster ferredoxin yields MATTITEECINCGACEPECPNGAISQGDDIYVIDAKLCTECVGFHDEEACAAVCPVDCCIPDPKNTETEAQLYGRLATIHPDKSFPPLAELPASLSRFRKTA; encoded by the coding sequence ATGGCGACGACGATCACCGAGGAGTGCATCAACTGCGGCGCCTGCGAGCCCGAGTGCCCGAACGGCGCCATCAGCCAGGGTGACGACATCTACGTCATCGACGCGAAGCTCTGCACCGAGTGCGTCGGCTTCCACGACGAGGAGGCCTGCGCCGCGGTGTGCCCGGTCGACTGCTGCATCCCCGATCCGAAGAACACCGAGACCGAGGCGCAGCTCTACGGCCGGCTCGCCACCATCCACCCGGACAAGAGCTTCCCCCCGCTGGCCGAGCTGCCGGCGAGCCTGTCGCGGTTCCGCAAGACCGCGTAG
- a CDS encoding thiamine pyrophosphate-binding protein — MGTLTGGQLVARMLRREGVTTAFTLSGLHVAPIYVGCVDEGIQLVDTRHEQAAAHAADAWARLTRRLGACIVTAGPGVTGTVTAVANAWAASVPLLVLGGAAPTFNQGRGSLQEMPQTQLFAGITKWSDRVPSPELVPSFLARAFRVARAGRPGPVFLEIPWDVLSNGADEELAAQASGYRTAARSPGDPEQLDAAQALLARAERPVLVGGSSIWWDGAVEALAALADATGVPVYLNGMGRGCLPPGHPSFFQGSRKEALAQADVVLVVGTPLDFRVGYGTAPTFAADAKVIQVDGDAAEIGRNRPIDVGIVGDSRSVLQQLASGARRWGGDAWRKRLRAVEEERAARQRRFEESDQRPIHHFRLARALDTVAGRSDVTYVGDGGNVVAVAAKVLRVPRPGRWLDPGPLGCLGVGAPFAIAAKLLAPERPVCVVQGDGAFGLNGMDYETAVRFKLPMVVVVGNDAAWGQILIPQRNLYGEDRSPATRLAPTRYDRLVEAMGGRGEHVDDPKDLIPALERAFASGTVYCVDVAIDPEAAAAAGAAGYAV, encoded by the coding sequence ATGGGGACGCTCACCGGAGGCCAGCTCGTCGCGCGGATGCTGAGGCGGGAGGGCGTCACCACCGCCTTCACGCTCTCCGGCCTGCACGTCGCGCCCATCTACGTGGGCTGCGTGGACGAGGGCATCCAGCTCGTCGACACGCGGCACGAGCAGGCTGCCGCCCACGCGGCCGACGCCTGGGCCCGCCTCACCCGCCGCCTGGGCGCCTGCATCGTCACCGCCGGCCCCGGCGTCACCGGCACCGTCACCGCGGTCGCCAACGCCTGGGCCGCCAGCGTGCCCCTGCTCGTGCTGGGCGGCGCCGCGCCCACCTTCAACCAGGGGCGCGGCTCGCTGCAGGAGATGCCGCAGACCCAGCTCTTCGCCGGCATCACCAAGTGGTCGGACCGCGTCCCCTCCCCCGAGCTCGTCCCGAGCTTCCTCGCGCGCGCCTTCCGCGTCGCCCGCGCCGGGCGGCCCGGGCCGGTGTTCCTCGAGATCCCGTGGGACGTGCTCTCGAACGGCGCCGACGAGGAGCTGGCGGCGCAGGCCAGCGGCTACCGCACCGCGGCGCGCTCGCCGGGGGATCCGGAGCAGCTCGACGCGGCGCAGGCGCTCCTCGCGCGCGCCGAGCGGCCGGTGCTGGTGGGCGGCTCGTCCATCTGGTGGGACGGCGCGGTGGAGGCGCTCGCCGCCCTGGCGGACGCGACCGGCGTCCCCGTGTACCTGAACGGCATGGGCCGGGGCTGCCTGCCTCCCGGCCACCCCTCGTTCTTCCAGGGCTCGCGCAAGGAGGCGCTGGCCCAGGCCGACGTCGTGCTGGTGGTGGGCACCCCGCTCGACTTCCGGGTGGGCTACGGCACCGCGCCGACGTTCGCGGCCGACGCCAAGGTCATCCAGGTGGACGGGGACGCGGCCGAGATCGGCCGCAACCGCCCCATCGACGTGGGGATCGTCGGCGACTCGCGGAGCGTCCTGCAGCAGCTCGCCAGCGGCGCGCGGCGCTGGGGCGGCGACGCCTGGCGGAAGAGGCTGCGCGCGGTCGAGGAGGAGCGCGCCGCCCGCCAGCGGCGCTTCGAGGAGAGCGACCAGCGCCCCATCCACCACTTCCGGCTCGCCCGCGCCCTCGACACCGTCGCCGGGCGGAGCGACGTGACCTACGTCGGCGACGGCGGCAACGTGGTGGCGGTGGCGGCCAAGGTGCTGCGCGTGCCCAGGCCCGGCCGCTGGCTCGATCCGGGCCCCCTCGGCTGCCTGGGCGTCGGGGCGCCGTTCGCCATCGCCGCCAAGCTCCTCGCCCCCGAGCGGCCGGTGTGCGTCGTCCAGGGCGACGGCGCGTTCGGCCTGAACGGCATGGACTACGAGACCGCCGTCCGGTTCAAGCTGCCGATGGTGGTGGTGGTGGGGAACGACGCCGCCTGGGGGCAGATCCTCATCCCGCAGCGGAACCTCTACGGCGAGGACCGCTCGCCCGCCACCCGGCTCGCGCCCACCCGCTACGACCGGCTGGTGGAGGCGATGGGCGGCCGCGGCGAGCACGTCGACGACCCGAAGGACCTCATCCCCGCCCTGGAGCGCGCCTTCGCCTCCGGAACCGTCTACTGTGTGGACGTCGCCATCGACCCCGAGGCCGCCGCCGCCGCCGGCGCGGCCGGCTACGCCGTCTAG
- a CDS encoding hydrolase — MNRLPRLDRAKACVLVVDVQEKLTPVMWNFAPVEKYCRAMILAGRDLGLPVLATEQYPKGLGATIPSLREALGAAPLIKMNFSCGADPEFMRALEATGRRQVIMVGIESHVCVFQTARDLLERGYEVFICADAVTSRFEEHRRVALDQLAAMGAVVTSAETCIFDLLHACGTPEFKRVSPLVR; from the coding sequence ATGAACCGCTTGCCCAGGCTGGACCGCGCGAAGGCCTGCGTCCTCGTCGTGGACGTGCAGGAGAAGCTCACCCCCGTGATGTGGAACTTCGCGCCGGTGGAGAAGTACTGCCGCGCGATGATCCTGGCCGGACGCGACCTCGGCCTGCCGGTGCTCGCCACCGAGCAGTACCCGAAGGGCCTCGGCGCCACCATCCCGTCCCTGCGCGAGGCGCTCGGCGCCGCCCCGCTCATCAAGATGAACTTCTCGTGCGGCGCAGACCCCGAGTTCATGCGCGCCCTCGAGGCGACCGGCCGCCGCCAGGTGATCATGGTCGGCATCGAGTCGCACGTCTGCGTCTTCCAGACCGCGCGCGACCTCCTGGAGCGCGGCTACGAGGTGTTCATCTGCGCCGACGCGGTGACGAGCCGGTTCGAGGAGCACCGCCGGGTGGCCCTGGACCAGCTCGCCGCCATGGGCGCCGTCGTCACCAGCGCGGAGACCTGCATCTTCGACCTCCTCCACGCCTGCGGGACGCCGGAGTTCAAGCGGGTGAGCCCGCTGGTGCGGTGA
- a CDS encoding HNH endonuclease signature motif containing protein, whose amino-acid sequence MVERPTSRAGSFAATYAPPRLALDPFTPGELYELFRGGELDADQCEGLLAWAARYQGALEVSIAEGLDALRRGDRLAQLASHLDDYAREVLGLRKRAAQALARLGRELRTRPLLREAMRAGRVRLRAAQTILGVAVGEAEAAWVERAEHLTVRQLEAAVRRAGAAGEEEDEPWLPLGAQLRPDEREAVDEALALAGELAPELGRVERLEVLAQEYLGEHPTDVEPDPARTLGGALRTEPADAARRAALEDETERWAALRRLAEVPAPDVRFSEIDSAQEIDRVLRQLARARSAWDDILGYCAAAIRKGKAYQLLGFTSFKHYCEERLGLASRAVEQRARTEERRWLSPALQDAHRQGLPFEKLRLLSRLPEPEIARWIPRAQALTCVALRRELEGEAERQMRARRSLAVPLPLRIAALLAAAVQVVRERAGAQLGLGACLATIARHFIATWRGSVKRSRSRSRKVRDRDGWCQVPGCSHRATQAHHVLFRSHGGGDELDNQVGLCAFHHLRCIHGGYLRVVGRAPDELRWFLKGQPWSGPRSSER is encoded by the coding sequence GTGGTCGAACGCCCGACCTCGCGAGCGGGGTCGTTCGCGGCGACGTACGCCCCGCCCCGGCTCGCGCTCGACCCCTTCACGCCGGGCGAGCTGTACGAGCTGTTCCGGGGCGGCGAGCTCGACGCGGACCAGTGCGAGGGGCTCCTCGCCTGGGCCGCGCGGTATCAGGGAGCCCTTGAGGTCTCCATCGCCGAGGGGCTCGATGCGCTCCGGCGGGGCGACCGCCTCGCCCAGCTCGCGTCCCACCTCGACGACTACGCGCGCGAGGTGCTCGGCCTGCGCAAGCGAGCCGCGCAGGCGCTGGCCCGCCTGGGCCGCGAGCTCCGCACGCGGCCGCTCTTGCGCGAGGCGATGCGCGCGGGGCGCGTCCGGCTGCGGGCGGCGCAGACGATCCTCGGCGTCGCGGTGGGCGAGGCGGAGGCGGCCTGGGTGGAGCGGGCCGAGCACCTGACGGTCCGCCAGCTCGAGGCGGCAGTCCGCCGCGCCGGCGCGGCCGGCGAGGAGGAGGACGAGCCCTGGCTCCCGCTTGGCGCGCAGCTCCGCCCGGACGAGCGCGAGGCGGTGGACGAGGCGCTCGCGCTCGCCGGAGAGCTCGCGCCGGAGCTGGGCCGCGTGGAGCGGCTGGAGGTCCTCGCCCAGGAGTACCTGGGCGAACATCCCACCGACGTCGAGCCCGACCCGGCGCGCACGCTCGGCGGCGCCCTCCGGACCGAGCCTGCGGACGCGGCCCGGCGCGCGGCCCTGGAGGACGAAACCGAGCGCTGGGCGGCGCTGCGGCGGCTGGCCGAGGTGCCGGCGCCTGACGTGCGCTTCAGCGAGATCGACTCCGCGCAGGAGATCGACAGGGTCTTGCGCCAGCTCGCCCGGGCGCGCTCGGCCTGGGACGACATCCTCGGCTACTGCGCGGCGGCCATCCGCAAGGGCAAGGCCTACCAGCTCCTCGGGTTCACGAGCTTCAAGCACTACTGCGAGGAGCGGCTCGGCCTCGCATCGCGCGCGGTCGAGCAACGTGCCCGGACCGAGGAGCGGCGGTGGTTGTCACCCGCGCTCCAGGACGCGCACCGCCAGGGGCTCCCCTTCGAGAAGCTCCGGCTCCTGTCACGGCTACCGGAGCCGGAGATCGCCCGGTGGATCCCCCGCGCGCAGGCGCTCACGTGCGTCGCCCTGCGGCGGGAGCTGGAGGGCGAGGCCGAGAGGCAGATGCGTGCGCGCCGGAGCCTTGCGGTCCCACTGCCGCTCCGCATCGCCGCGCTCCTCGCCGCCGCCGTCCAGGTGGTCCGCGAGCGCGCCGGAGCCCAGCTGGGGCTCGGGGCGTGCCTCGCCACCATCGCGCGGCACTTCATCGCCACCTGGAGAGGCTCGGTGAAGCGGTCGCGGTCGCGCTCGCGCAAGGTGCGAGACCGGGACGGCTGGTGCCAGGTGCCCGGCTGCAGTCACCGCGCGACCCAGGCGCACCACGTGCTCTTCCGCTCGCACGGCGGCGGCGACGAGCTCGACAACCAGGTCGGCCTCTGCGCCTTCCACCACCTGCGCTGCATCCACGGCGGCTACCTGCGCGTGGTCGGCCGGGCGCCGGACGAGCTCCGGTGGTTCCTGAAGGGGCAGCCGTGGAGCGGGCCGCGATCGTCGGAGCGCTGA
- a CDS encoding DUF2000 family protein, with the protein MFETKVAILVLDDLAVWQKLNVTAFLATGIAGLAPDDGERSERRPDHLGWRSLGRAAS; encoded by the coding sequence ATGTTCGAAACGAAGGTTGCGATCCTCGTCCTGGACGATCTCGCGGTGTGGCAGAAGCTCAACGTGACGGCCTTCCTGGCCACCGGCATCGCCGGGCTCGCGCCGGACGACGGCGAGCGAAGCGAGCGCCGACCGGATCATCTCGGCTGGCGAAGTCTCGGTCGCGCGGCTTCGTGA
- a CDS encoding Ig-like domain-containing protein produces the protein MTASRRIPAASLVTIVVCGALACGPQRPTDGTAGHRAPGASTALQNSTATGAMTSQHVRGAGARLADGRVVVTGGWSPASTAMDVFDPVSGTWAAGPPSPGGRDDHFALALGDGRVALAGGTASSVDVFDPASGTWAHLADAYRQYSAAALLEDGRVLVVGGYDGVISDLASVAIFDPVLGTLQPTGSLQTSRDAHRVVALADGRALVLGGRHASTDLASTELYDPQTGTFSPGAPMSTPRMTPAVVRLADGRVLVAGGWHGAELASAEIYDPAANTWTPTGSMLHARQLHQAVLLPDGRVAVVGGVVAGAISTADVEVFDPATGTFALGASLMQARYYETSVLLATGQLLAAGGEGSGTYLTSAEIVDLGPCTPTTCAAAGKTCGAIPDGCGGTLACGSCAAGETCTANVCGVCAPATCGSLGASCGAASDGCGGTLQCGTCGAGQACVSGACVCTPTTCAAQGKTCGTLPDGCGGTLSCGSCGAGTACSASNVCVALPGNATFDAAFGAPRCAAPGASSCGSGSLLVGRAALGPELHAPNTIDGCADRTAGTFHSDESLDALRVSTLDGAPFAAGSAVRLEADVWAYTGYSSDALDLYVAADATKPAWKLVTTIVPSKAGAQTLSTTTTLPRGGTVQAVRGVFRFGGSALPCSTGSYDDHDDLLFPVVQPPDTTPPTVTLTAPAATYLAGTITLQATASDDVGVVRVAFLDGTMEVASAVAPPWQASWNTTGVANGARTLSAVAYDAAGNSASASRQVVVDNAKPTAQLVSPAAGATVSGTVTIAADATDNEAVVKVAFYDGTVLVGTRTASPWSVSWSAASAASGSHALTAQAFDAAGNVGVSPAVTVTVAGGSAGTGVATFDSVRRVPLCASVGVSCDSGTLLNGRAGLGPEVNAPNTLGGSCGDGTSGTYHVDESLDRLKISTLDGGPLAAGKTVRVDATVWVWGASSDWLDLYYAASADSPTWTFIKTIAPTASGLQTLSTTYVLPSGAVQAIRGVFRYGGSAASCAAGSYNDVDDLAFAVQ, from the coding sequence ATGACCGCTTCGCGCCGGATCCCGGCAGCCAGTCTCGTCACCATCGTCGTCTGTGGCGCGCTCGCCTGCGGCCCGCAGCGGCCCACGGACGGCACCGCCGGCCACCGTGCGCCCGGGGCCTCGACGGCACTCCAGAACAGCACCGCCACGGGCGCCATGACCTCGCAGCACGTGCGCGGCGCGGGCGCGCGCCTCGCCGACGGGCGGGTGGTGGTGACCGGCGGCTGGTCTCCGGCGAGCACCGCGATGGACGTCTTCGACCCGGTGAGCGGGACGTGGGCGGCGGGGCCCCCCTCGCCGGGCGGCCGCGACGACCACTTCGCGCTCGCGCTCGGCGACGGCCGGGTGGCGCTGGCGGGCGGCACGGCCTCGAGCGTCGACGTCTTCGATCCCGCGAGCGGCACCTGGGCCCACCTCGCCGACGCCTACCGCCAGTACAGCGCGGCGGCGCTCCTCGAGGACGGGCGCGTGCTCGTGGTGGGCGGATACGACGGGGTGATCTCGGACCTGGCCTCGGTCGCGATCTTCGACCCGGTGCTCGGGACGCTCCAGCCGACCGGCTCGCTGCAGACCTCCCGCGACGCCCACCGCGTGGTGGCGCTGGCGGACGGCCGGGCCCTCGTCCTCGGTGGCCGGCACGCCTCGACCGATCTTGCCAGCACCGAGCTTTACGATCCGCAGACCGGCACCTTCTCTCCCGGCGCGCCGATGTCCACCCCGCGCATGACGCCGGCCGTCGTCCGCCTGGCCGACGGGAGGGTCCTGGTCGCCGGCGGATGGCACGGCGCGGAGCTCGCGTCGGCCGAGATCTACGACCCCGCCGCCAACACCTGGACGCCGACCGGATCGATGCTGCATGCCCGGCAGCTCCATCAGGCCGTCCTGCTCCCCGACGGCCGCGTGGCCGTGGTGGGAGGCGTGGTCGCGGGCGCCATCTCCACCGCCGACGTCGAGGTCTTCGACCCCGCCACGGGGACCTTCGCGCTCGGCGCGTCGCTCATGCAGGCCCGGTACTACGAGACGTCGGTGCTGCTCGCGACCGGTCAGCTCCTCGCCGCGGGCGGCGAGGGCTCCGGCACCTACCTCACATCTGCCGAGATCGTCGACCTGGGGCCGTGCACGCCCACGACCTGCGCCGCGGCCGGGAAGACCTGCGGCGCGATCCCGGACGGCTGCGGCGGGACGCTCGCTTGCGGCAGCTGCGCCGCCGGCGAGACCTGCACCGCCAACGTCTGCGGCGTGTGCGCGCCGGCCACCTGCGGCTCCCTGGGCGCCAGCTGCGGGGCGGCGTCGGACGGCTGCGGCGGCACCCTGCAGTGCGGCACCTGCGGCGCCGGCCAGGCCTGCGTGAGCGGCGCCTGCGTCTGCACCCCGACCACCTGCGCCGCGCAGGGGAAGACCTGCGGCACCCTGCCCGACGGCTGCGGCGGGACGCTGAGCTGCGGCAGCTGTGGCGCGGGGACGGCTTGCAGCGCCAGCAACGTCTGCGTCGCGCTGCCCGGCAACGCCACCTTCGACGCGGCGTTCGGGGCACCGCGCTGCGCGGCACCCGGCGCGAGCAGCTGCGGCTCCGGCTCGCTGCTCGTCGGCCGCGCCGCCCTGGGCCCCGAGCTCCACGCCCCGAACACCATCGACGGCTGCGCCGACCGCACCGCGGGCACCTTCCACTCCGACGAATCGCTGGACGCGCTCCGCGTCTCCACGCTCGACGGCGCCCCGTTCGCCGCCGGCAGCGCGGTCCGCCTCGAGGCGGACGTGTGGGCGTACACCGGCTACTCCTCGGACGCGCTCGACCTCTACGTCGCCGCCGACGCCACCAAGCCCGCCTGGAAGCTCGTGACGACGATCGTCCCGAGCAAGGCCGGCGCCCAGACGCTCTCGACCACGACCACCCTGCCGCGCGGCGGGACGGTGCAGGCGGTGCGGGGCGTCTTCCGGTTCGGCGGGAGCGCGCTGCCGTGCAGCACGGGTTCTTACGACGACCACGACGACCTGCTCTTCCCGGTCGTGCAGCCGCCGGACACGACGCCGCCGACCGTGACGCTCACGGCGCCGGCGGCGACCTACCTGGCGGGCACGATCACCCTCCAGGCGACCGCCAGCGACGACGTCGGCGTGGTGCGGGTGGCGTTCCTCGACGGGACGATGGAGGTCGCCAGCGCCGTCGCGCCGCCCTGGCAGGCCTCCTGGAACACCACCGGGGTGGCGAACGGCGCGCGCACCTTGAGCGCGGTAGCGTACGACGCGGCCGGCAACTCCGCGTCGGCCTCGCGGCAGGTCGTCGTCGACAACGCCAAGCCCACTGCGCAGCTCGTGAGCCCGGCGGCAGGCGCGACCGTGTCGGGCACGGTGACCATCGCCGCCGACGCGACCGACAACGAGGCCGTGGTGAAGGTCGCCTTCTACGACGGCACGGTGCTCGTCGGGACGCGCACCGCGAGCCCGTGGAGCGTGAGCTGGTCGGCCGCCTCGGCCGCGAGCGGCAGCCACGCGCTGACGGCGCAGGCGTTCGACGCCGCCGGAAACGTCGGCGTGAGCCCGGCGGTCACCGTGACCGTCGCCGGGGGGTCCGCAGGGACGGGGGTGGCGACCTTCGACTCCGTCCGCCGGGTCCCGCTCTGCGCCAGCGTCGGCGTGAGCTGTGACTCGGGCACGCTGCTCAACGGCCGGGCCGGGCTCGGTCCCGAGGTCAACGCCCCCAACACCCTGGGCGGCTCGTGCGGCGACGGGACGTCCGGCACCTACCACGTCGACGAGTCGCTGGACCGCCTCAAGATCTCCACGCTGGACGGCGGACCGCTCGCCGCCGGCAAGACCGTCCGCGTGGACGCGACGGTCTGGGTGTGGGGCGCGTCCTCGGACTGGCTCGACCTCTACTACGCGGCGAGCGCAGACAGCCCGACCTGGACGTTCATCAAGACCATCGCCCCGACCGCCTCGGGCCTGCAGACTCTGAGCACGACGTACGTGCTACCGAGCGGCGCCGTCCAGGCCATCCGGGGCGTCTTCCGCTACGGCGGCTCGGCCGCCAGCTGCGCCGCCGGGTCGTACAACGACGTGGACGATCTCGCCTTCGCGGTGCAGTGA
- a CDS encoding DUF4442 domain-containing protein has product MAMAGWRRLRFQVLVNLYPPYLGAGVRVTHVADDFHAIEVRMRLHRWNQNYVGTHFGGSLFAMADPFYMLILIELLGPGYTVWDKAASIRFRRPGRGTVRARFEVPPERIVEIRRAVEAQGKVETTFSVAIVDQQGEVVAEIEKLISVRPRAAPRP; this is encoded by the coding sequence ATGGCGATGGCTGGCTGGCGGCGCCTCCGGTTCCAGGTCCTCGTGAACCTGTACCCGCCGTACCTGGGCGCGGGCGTCCGGGTGACGCACGTGGCCGACGACTTCCACGCCATCGAGGTGCGGATGCGCCTCCACCGCTGGAACCAGAACTACGTCGGGACGCACTTCGGCGGGTCGCTCTTCGCCATGGCTGACCCCTTCTACATGCTCATCCTCATCGAGCTGCTCGGTCCGGGGTACACGGTCTGGGACAAGGCGGCGAGCATCCGCTTCCGACGTCCGGGCCGGGGCACCGTCCGCGCACGGTTCGAGGTCCCGCCCGAGCGCATCGTGGAGATCCGCCGCGCCGTCGAAGCCCAGGGCAAGGTCGAGACGACGTTCAGCGTGGCGATCGTCGACCAGCAGGGAGAGGTCGTCGCGGAGATCGAGAAGCTGATCTCGGTGCGGCCCCGGGCGGCGCCTCGACCTTGA